In the Larimichthys crocea isolate SSNF chromosome XXI, L_crocea_2.0, whole genome shotgun sequence genome, one interval contains:
- the LOC104940445 gene encoding endoplasmic reticulum-Golgi intermediate compartment protein 2, which translates to MRRLTRKKALTLVKELDAFPKVPESYVESTASGGTVSLIAFTFMAALAFLEFFVYRDTWMKYEYEVDKDYSSKLRINVDITVAMRCQYIGADVLDLAETMVASDGLKYEPVNFELSPQQRLWHMTLLHIQERLKVEHSLQDVLFKAAIKGAPPVPPQSVDTSTSLTACRIHGHLYVNKVAGNFHITVGKSIPHPRGHAHLAALVSHDSYNFSHRIDHLSFGEVIPGIISPLDGTEKVTAEENHMFQYFVTIVPTKLNTYKVSADTHQYSVTEQDRVINHAAGSHGVSGIFMKYDISSLMVKVTEQHMPLWQFLVRLCGIIGGIFSTTGMLHGMVGFLLDVICCRFQMGVYRPLKEDPPNEQKNSETPIPTENYTN; encoded by the exons ATGAGGAGACTGACCAGGAAGAAGGCTCTGACTCTGGTGAAGGAGCTGGACGCTTTCCCCAAAGTTCCCGAGAGCTACGTGGAGTCCACGGCCAGCGGCGGGACAG TGTCTCTCATAGCATTCACCTTCATGGCTGCCCTTGCCTTCCTGGAGTTCTTTGTGTACAGAGACACATGGATGAAGTATGAGTATGAGGTGGACAAAGACTACAGCAG TAAACTGAGGATTAATGTTGACATCACAGTGGCCATGAGATGTCAAT ATATCGGTGCAGATGTCCTGGATCTGGCAGAGACTATGGTTGCCTCTGATGGGTTAAAATATGAACCA GTTAACTTTGAGCTCTCTCCACAGCAAAGATTATGGCACAT GACTCTTCTGCACATCCAGGAGCGTCTGAAGGTGGAGCACTCTCTCCAGGATGTCCTCTTCAAGGCTGCAATTAAAGGAGCTCCACCTGTTCCGCCTCAAAG TGTAGACACTTCCACCTCGCTCACCGCCTGCAGAATACACGGACATCTCTACGTCAACAAGGTGGCAGGAAATTTCCACATTACTGTTGGCAA GTCCATCCCACATCCCAGAGGCCATGCACATCTAGCTGCACTAGTTAGCCACGACT CTTATAACTTTTCTCACCGGATTGACCACCTGTCCTTCGGAGAAGTGATCCCTGGGATTATCAGCCCTCTGGACGGCACAGAGAAAGTCACTGCTGAAG AGAACCACATGTTTCAGTACTTCGTCACCATCGTGCCAACCAAACTGAACACGTACAAAgtctctgcagacacacatcagTACTCCGTCACCGAGCAG GACAGAGTGATAAACCATGCTGCCGGCAGCCATGGAGTCTCCGGGATCTTTATGAAATATGATATCAGCTCACTAATGGTCAAAGTCACAGAGCAGCACATGCCTCTATGGCAGTTTCTCGTCAGACTCTGTGGCATCATCGGAGGCATTTTCTCCACCACAG gCATGCTCCACGGTATGGTCGGATTCTTGCTCGATGTGATTTGCTGTCGTTTCCAGATGGGAGTCTACAGACCTCTTAAG GAGGATCCTCcgaatgaacagaaaaacagcgAGACACCGATTCCTACAGAAAACTACACTAACTGA